In a genomic window of Occallatibacter riparius:
- the gcvPB gene encoding aminomethyl-transferring glycine dehydrogenase subunit GcvPB has protein sequence MATTEINASSKTTGKVRAHQTQNERLTFEKSAPGKKAYKLPPLDVPSVNASQLLGETFRENDGLLPELSEIEIIRHFTRLSTWNYAIDLGMYPLGSCTMKYNPRVNEFVSRIEGLADAHPYRPDELAQGIMEVIDLLQRCLIEITGMDAITLQPAAGAHGEFTGILLARAWHESQGNARKKIIIPDSAHGTNPATAAICGYQVENLKSNADGGIDLEALARQVDEDTAALMITNPSTIGVFENEIHKIADILHAKGALLYMDGANMNALVGKVRPGDFGVDVMHLNLHKTFSTPHGGGGPGSGPVACKKFLEPFLPTPVLVQRQNGTKSWNYDRPQSVGRVRAFYGNTGMFIRALAYILANGPDGLRQTTEDAVLNANYIRKKLEDLYELPYKTPSMHEVVFSDKRQQAKGVKTGDIAKRLIDYGFHPYTVSFPLIVPGALMIEPTESESVEELDLFIEAMRSIAKEVEEDPELVKTAPHSTRVSRLDEVTAARKPILRWKLE, from the coding sequence ATGGCGACAACTGAAATCAACGCATCCAGCAAGACGACGGGCAAAGTACGCGCGCACCAGACGCAGAACGAGCGCCTGACTTTCGAAAAATCCGCACCCGGCAAGAAGGCCTACAAACTACCGCCACTCGACGTTCCTTCCGTGAACGCCTCCCAACTCCTGGGAGAGACCTTCCGCGAGAACGACGGCCTCCTTCCTGAGCTGAGCGAAATCGAGATCATCCGCCACTTCACGCGGCTTTCGACCTGGAACTACGCCATCGACCTCGGAATGTATCCACTCGGGTCCTGCACGATGAAGTACAACCCCCGCGTGAATGAATTCGTGTCGCGCATCGAGGGTCTGGCGGACGCCCACCCCTACCGCCCCGACGAGCTGGCACAGGGCATCATGGAGGTCATCGACCTGCTCCAGCGCTGCCTCATCGAAATCACCGGCATGGACGCCATCACCCTCCAGCCGGCCGCCGGCGCACATGGTGAATTCACCGGCATCCTCCTCGCGCGCGCGTGGCATGAGTCGCAGGGCAATGCCCGCAAGAAGATCATCATTCCCGACTCCGCGCACGGCACCAACCCTGCCACCGCCGCCATCTGCGGCTATCAGGTCGAAAACCTCAAATCCAATGCTGACGGCGGCATCGACCTCGAAGCGCTCGCCCGGCAGGTGGATGAAGACACAGCCGCGCTGATGATCACCAATCCATCGACCATCGGCGTGTTCGAGAACGAGATCCACAAAATCGCCGACATCCTCCATGCCAAGGGCGCGCTGCTCTACATGGACGGCGCCAACATGAACGCGCTGGTCGGCAAAGTCCGCCCCGGTGACTTCGGCGTGGACGTGATGCACCTGAACCTGCACAAGACGTTCTCGACTCCCCACGGCGGCGGCGGCCCCGGTTCGGGTCCGGTCGCTTGCAAGAAGTTCCTGGAGCCCTTCCTCCCTACCCCCGTCCTCGTTCAACGCCAGAACGGGACGAAATCCTGGAACTACGATCGCCCTCAGTCTGTCGGTCGGGTGCGCGCGTTCTACGGCAACACAGGCATGTTCATCCGCGCGCTGGCTTACATCCTGGCCAACGGACCGGACGGCCTGCGCCAGACCACCGAAGACGCCGTACTCAATGCCAACTACATCCGCAAAAAGCTCGAAGACCTCTACGAGCTGCCCTACAAAACGCCTTCAATGCACGAGGTGGTCTTCAGCGACAAGCGGCAGCAGGCCAAAGGCGTGAAGACGGGCGACATTGCCAAGCGGCTCATTGACTACGGCTTCCATCCCTACACGGTCAGCTTTCCGCTCATCGTGCCAGGGGCGCTGATGATCGAGCCGACCGAGAGCGAGTCTGTCGAAGAGCTGGACCTGTTCATTGAGGCCATGCGGTCCATCGCGAAGGAAGTGGAGGAGGACCCAGAACTGGTCAAGACGGCCCCTCATTCTACGCGGGTGTCGCGGCTCGATGAAGTGACCGCTGCCCGCAAGCCGATTCTGCGCTGGAAACTGGAATAA
- a CDS encoding FKBP-type peptidyl-prolyl cis-trans isomerase: MKSFVPFVCLAAAVAVTAQTAPKAPAASTTHKAATTSAAKTAAASTTAGFPTIYKVPADEKRVVAPQKKVAVLTYQDIKIGTGPEGESGKLWHVKYKGWRAADGVVFDSWENNKRPVMDKDGKPEMDADGKPKMGDPEPLTFPQGVGRLIPGFDYGVMGMKVGGKRRLFIPWQMAYGTRAMPDRPDHPGIPAKSDLIFDVELVEVTDMPAPPQRPMMPPGAGGSVHPQPVIPPKGSGATPQGSAPATPPTGAPPTGTPDATKPTTPPPSTNPGTTPPPQPSTPPQPK; encoded by the coding sequence ATGAAAAGCTTTGTTCCATTTGTCTGCCTGGCAGCCGCTGTCGCCGTCACGGCTCAGACTGCGCCGAAAGCCCCGGCTGCTTCCACTACCCATAAGGCCGCAACCACGTCGGCCGCCAAAACCGCTGCCGCTTCAACCACCGCGGGGTTTCCCACCATCTACAAGGTGCCCGCGGACGAGAAGCGCGTCGTCGCCCCTCAGAAGAAAGTAGCCGTGCTCACCTACCAGGACATCAAGATTGGCACCGGTCCCGAGGGCGAGTCGGGCAAGCTCTGGCATGTGAAGTACAAGGGCTGGCGCGCGGCCGACGGCGTCGTGTTCGATTCCTGGGAGAACAACAAGCGCCCCGTGATGGACAAGGACGGCAAGCCGGAGATGGACGCCGACGGCAAACCCAAGATGGGCGATCCCGAGCCGTTGACGTTTCCGCAGGGTGTGGGCCGGCTGATCCCTGGCTTCGACTACGGGGTCATGGGCATGAAGGTGGGCGGCAAGCGCCGCCTGTTCATTCCCTGGCAAATGGCCTACGGCACGCGAGCCATGCCGGACCGCCCCGATCACCCCGGCATCCCCGCTAAGTCGGACCTGATTTTTGACGTCGAGCTCGTCGAGGTGACCGATATGCCCGCGCCGCCGCAGAGGCCGATGATGCCTCCGGGTGCTGGCGGCAGTGTTCATCCGCAGCCGGTGATTCCGCCAAAGGGCAGTGGCGCGACGCCGCAAGGCAGCGCTCCAGCTACGCCTCCGACGGGCGCACCTCCGACGGGTACGCCGGATGCCACCAAGCCCACCACGCCGCCGCCGAGCACAAATCCGGGGACGACGCCCCCACCGCAGCCCTCCACCCCGCCGCAGCCGAAGTAA
- the gcvPA gene encoding aminomethyl-transferring glycine dehydrogenase subunit GcvPA, with the protein MRYLPKSPAEREQMLKEIGAAAIDDLFSIIPAEYRLNRDLDVPRQQAESEIIDYFKAAGHKNATDYTSFLGAGAYRHYRPVIIDSLVQRGEFLTSYTPYQAEITQGTLQAIFEFQTMIAELTGMDVANASMYDGSTGAAEAILMAMRVTGRHKAVVARSVHPEYREVIDTYLKHRELPSSLVSFEPKTGRVDLAALEESITEETAAVLVQSPNFFGVVEDIPAIAEIAHKKGALLIVSIAEAVSLGVVRPPVEADIVSMEAQSFGVALSYGGPFCGVIAAKEQFLRQMPGRLVGQTTDRDGNRGFVLTLSTREQHIRREKATSNICTNQALVALMATIFLTVYGKQGIRELAEQNLAKAHYAATELTAQTGNKLLFNGAPRFHEFVLQTGESPAVWQKRLMKNKIVGGIELGRWYPELGDATLWCVTEVIPKEQIDKAASVLAAGLVEA; encoded by the coding sequence ATGCGTTACCTACCCAAAAGCCCCGCCGAGCGTGAGCAGATGCTCAAGGAGATCGGCGCGGCAGCTATCGACGACCTGTTCTCCATCATTCCAGCCGAGTACCGCCTGAACCGCGATCTCGATGTTCCGCGTCAGCAGGCGGAGAGCGAGATCATCGACTACTTCAAGGCCGCCGGCCACAAAAACGCGACCGATTACACCAGCTTCCTGGGCGCGGGCGCGTATCGGCACTACCGGCCGGTCATCATCGACTCGCTGGTGCAGCGCGGTGAGTTTCTTACCAGTTACACGCCCTACCAGGCCGAGATCACGCAGGGCACGCTCCAGGCCATCTTCGAGTTTCAGACGATGATCGCCGAGTTGACCGGTATGGACGTGGCCAACGCCAGCATGTACGACGGATCGACCGGCGCGGCTGAAGCGATCCTCATGGCGATGCGCGTGACTGGGCGGCATAAGGCTGTGGTCGCGCGTTCGGTGCATCCCGAGTACCGCGAAGTGATCGACACGTATCTTAAGCATCGCGAGTTGCCGAGTTCGCTGGTGAGCTTCGAGCCGAAGACGGGCCGCGTCGATCTTGCCGCGCTCGAGGAGTCAATCACGGAAGAGACAGCAGCCGTGCTGGTGCAGAGCCCGAACTTCTTCGGCGTCGTCGAAGACATTCCGGCAATCGCAGAGATTGCGCACAAAAAGGGCGCACTGCTGATCGTCTCCATTGCCGAGGCCGTGAGCCTGGGCGTGGTGCGACCGCCGGTTGAGGCAGACATCGTTAGCATGGAAGCGCAATCGTTTGGCGTGGCTCTGAGCTACGGCGGGCCCTTCTGCGGTGTCATCGCGGCGAAGGAGCAGTTCCTGCGGCAGATGCCCGGCCGCCTCGTCGGCCAGACAACGGATCGCGATGGAAACCGCGGCTTCGTGCTCACGCTCTCCACGCGCGAGCAGCACATTCGGCGCGAGAAGGCGACTTCGAACATCTGCACGAATCAGGCGCTCGTGGCTCTGATGGCGACCATCTTCCTCACCGTCTATGGCAAGCAGGGCATCCGCGAGTTGGCTGAGCAGAACCTGGCGAAAGCCCACTACGCCGCGACCGAACTCACCGCGCAGACGGGAAACAAGCTGTTGTTCAATGGCGCGCCGCGATTCCACGAGTTCGTGCTGCAGACCGGCGAGTCGCCGGCGGTGTGGCAGAAGCGGCTGATGAAGAACAAAATTGTCGGCGGCATCGAGCTCGGGCGCTGGTATCCGGAGCTTGGCGACGCGACTCTGTGGTGCGTAACCGAAGTGATTCCGAAAGAGCAGATCGATAAGGCGGCGAGCGTTCTGGCTGCGGGGCTGGTGGAGGCTTAA
- a CDS encoding TadE/TadG family type IV pilus assembly protein, with protein MKIVREEEGATLVLVALSMTVLLGFVGLATDVGILLRQRRIAQTVADSAALAGVTESMYEGSPSSVTSGMYTAASHDATMNGFTPGSSNGAANSANGLTLTLRVAPTISGYSGSGLVQATASFATPTIFMNLFGIHSLNVASTAIASNLLNSDGCFNVQNGEGLANPAATMGGSSQLFGQNCGVTINGNLSMGGSSNINAKFVTASGTITNGGSSSITGPVSQNAPPTSDPLSKLQQTANQPQIDTTAKTCTAPSGTGMSCIYNFNSGNLSGTLQSNTMYVFDKNVNGGNGPSITGSVTGSNVTIYLADNIPFSFANNGNLNLTPPGYGHPCAGSLNPLCGVLFDAPSDGANGKGTYTCSHGKGNNYGNPAEIYFDFGSSTSDLEGVIYAPYMQLFVQDQGASTKLANDVIIGNFCSQAATLKIQGYDSSDSPLARVGLIY; from the coding sequence ATGAAGATCGTTCGCGAAGAAGAAGGGGCAACCTTGGTCCTTGTGGCACTGAGCATGACGGTGCTGCTTGGGTTCGTGGGTCTCGCAACCGACGTTGGAATCCTGCTGCGCCAGAGAAGGATCGCGCAGACAGTTGCCGACAGCGCTGCCCTCGCCGGCGTAACTGAATCCATGTATGAAGGCAGTCCGTCGAGCGTAACCTCGGGAATGTATACTGCGGCCTCCCACGACGCCACAATGAATGGCTTCACCCCGGGGTCGTCCAATGGGGCGGCGAACTCCGCGAACGGACTCACCCTGACCCTCAGGGTAGCTCCCACCATCTCAGGCTACAGCGGTTCCGGGCTGGTGCAGGCAACAGCGAGCTTCGCCACACCCACGATCTTCATGAACCTGTTCGGCATTCACTCCTTGAATGTCGCTTCCACAGCGATCGCATCGAACCTGCTTAATTCCGACGGGTGCTTCAATGTTCAGAATGGCGAGGGCCTGGCCAATCCCGCGGCCACCATGGGTGGGAGTTCCCAGCTGTTCGGTCAAAATTGCGGCGTCACCATTAACGGCAATCTGAGCATGGGAGGCAGCTCAAACATCAACGCTAAATTCGTTACCGCCTCTGGCACAATTACGAACGGTGGCAGTTCCAGCATCACCGGCCCCGTGTCTCAGAATGCTCCACCCACAAGCGACCCGTTGTCCAAGCTTCAGCAGACTGCGAATCAGCCACAGATCGATACCACCGCCAAGACTTGCACCGCGCCTTCCGGCACCGGGATGAGTTGCATCTACAACTTCAACAGCGGCAATCTCAGCGGCACACTGCAGTCGAACACCATGTATGTGTTCGACAAAAACGTAAATGGCGGCAACGGACCTTCAATCACCGGTTCGGTAACGGGTTCCAACGTCACAATCTATCTCGCCGACAACATCCCCTTCAGCTTCGCCAATAATGGAAACCTGAACCTCACGCCCCCGGGATATGGCCACCCCTGCGCGGGAAGCCTGAACCCGCTTTGCGGTGTTCTGTTCGACGCTCCCAGCGATGGCGCCAACGGCAAAGGCACCTACACCTGTTCGCATGGCAAGGGCAATAACTACGGCAACCCCGCTGAAATCTATTTCGATTTTGGAAGTAGCACGTCAGACCTGGAGGGCGTTATCTACGCGCCGTACATGCAGTTGTTCGTCCAGGACCAGGGCGCGTCTACCAAGCTGGCGAATGATGTAATCATCGGTAACTTCTGCTCGCAGGCTGCGACTCTCAAAATACAAGGGTACGACTCATCCGACTCGCCCCTGGCCAGAGTTGGGCTGATTTACTGA
- a CDS encoding TadE/TadG family type IV pilus assembly protein gives MKFRLNEESGAALVELAVMMPLFILITFGAFELGRVAHYTIEVENAARAGASFGGENMGNATSTSTVAQAAKNDAPDLSTLTASPSAGCVCETLNLTTGTPTYSPASGTVSCSDATITACTGSSSSVAHYVVSYVTVSTQASVNAVFSVPRILPRTYTLHGYSAMRILPN, from the coding sequence ATGAAGTTTCGACTCAATGAAGAGAGTGGCGCGGCCCTGGTCGAGTTGGCCGTAATGATGCCGCTGTTCATCCTCATAACCTTCGGCGCCTTTGAGTTGGGTCGCGTCGCACACTACACCATCGAGGTAGAGAACGCGGCGCGTGCCGGGGCCTCGTTTGGCGGCGAGAACATGGGCAACGCCACGTCGACCAGCACGGTAGCCCAGGCAGCGAAGAACGATGCTCCCGATCTCTCCACGCTGACCGCCAGCCCGAGCGCAGGCTGCGTCTGCGAGACACTCAACCTTACCACCGGCACGCCCACCTACAGCCCGGCAAGCGGAACCGTGAGTTGCAGCGATGCGACCATCACCGCCTGCACTGGCTCCAGCAGCTCAGTCGCCCACTACGTGGTGAGTTACGTCACGGTCTCCACACAAGCTTCCGTCAATGCAGTGTTTTCGGTTCCACGGATCCTGCCGCGGACCTACACACTCCACGGATATTCCGCGATGAGGATTCTTCCAAATTGA
- a CDS encoding TadE/TadG family type IV pilus assembly protein — protein MICRRTLRQRIDALLRGAFRRSARDDRGATVLEMAISFTFLSVLIFGVFEVCLAVYAYHFLGNAAHEGARYAIVRGSTWTSSCSGYLSNKCTASTTDIKNYIVHRSYPGILLTTDNICVQYRGPVPGSATTSCNAANSITGDNAKGDIVQITVNYPFTFNLPGFRKSINMASTSQMVIAQ, from the coding sequence TTGATCTGTCGACGAACATTACGGCAACGCATAGACGCCCTTCTACGGGGCGCTTTCAGGCGGTCGGCAAGAGACGATCGGGGCGCCACCGTCCTTGAGATGGCGATCTCCTTCACATTCCTGTCGGTCCTGATATTCGGCGTGTTTGAGGTCTGTCTGGCCGTGTACGCTTACCACTTTCTCGGCAACGCCGCGCACGAAGGCGCTCGGTATGCCATCGTTCGCGGATCGACCTGGACCTCCAGCTGCTCCGGATACTTGTCGAACAAGTGCACGGCATCCACAACGGATATCAAGAATTACATCGTCCACCGCAGCTATCCAGGCATACTTCTTACAACTGACAACATTTGCGTGCAGTATCGCGGCCCTGTCCCGGGAAGCGCAACGACGTCATGCAATGCCGCCAATTCAATCACCGGCGACAATGCCAAGGGAGACATCGTCCAGATCACGGTGAATTACCCATTCACCTTCAATCTTCCCGGGTTTCGCAAGAGTATCAACATGGCGAGCACTTCGCAGATGGTGATCGCCCAGTAA
- a CDS encoding muconolactone Delta-isomerase family protein → MQFLSVSRRRTDAFPPEAFTPELVGREGRRVKELYASGILRQIWRRGDMPGAAILWEAGSEAEVREAINSLPLAQAGMLELVSLLPLEPYPGFSQP, encoded by the coding sequence ATGCAATTTCTCTCGGTCAGCCGTCGCCGCACAGATGCTTTTCCGCCCGAGGCTTTCACTCCTGAACTGGTGGGCCGCGAGGGCCGGCGGGTCAAAGAACTCTACGCCTCCGGGATCCTGCGCCAGATTTGGCGCCGGGGAGACATGCCGGGCGCCGCGATTCTGTGGGAGGCCGGCAGCGAAGCCGAGGTGCGCGAGGCGATCAACAGCCTTCCCCTCGCCCAGGCGGGCATGTTGGAACTGGTTTCACTCCTGCCGCTAGAGCCCTATCCCGGGTTTTCACAGCCCTAA
- a CDS encoding manganese catalase family protein → MYHHVKKLMYTVKVGTPDVRFGRMLLEQFGGANGELAAAMQYTIQGWNCVDDIARRDLLLDIGTEELSHLEVVGALIRMHLKPLKTEAEAAEADPLVTIAGGGGVALYNSAGNPWTADYLKITGELDVDLRSNIAAEARAKIVYERLIDHTDDPGSIDTLQFLMTREITHMKAFTAALETLEKRPFSIGRLAPTPKLVDEYFNGSTGIGDEADMDVRGPWTSMHGLHEVQSPMDGGEGLSIDHVDGVAGPEDRGKQDDGQRTTTAPELDELIGVADAKY, encoded by the coding sequence GTGTATCACCACGTAAAGAAGCTTATGTATACCGTCAAAGTGGGCACGCCTGACGTGCGGTTCGGCCGCATGCTGCTCGAGCAGTTCGGCGGCGCGAATGGCGAGCTCGCAGCTGCCATGCAATACACCATTCAGGGCTGGAACTGCGTGGACGATATCGCGCGGCGCGACCTTCTGCTCGACATTGGCACGGAAGAGCTGAGCCATCTGGAGGTGGTCGGCGCCCTGATCCGCATGCACCTCAAGCCTCTGAAGACCGAGGCGGAGGCGGCCGAAGCGGATCCCCTCGTGACCATCGCCGGGGGTGGCGGGGTGGCGCTATACAACTCGGCCGGCAATCCCTGGACGGCCGATTACCTGAAGATCACCGGTGAGCTCGACGTGGATCTCCGCAGCAATATCGCGGCGGAAGCGCGCGCCAAGATCGTTTACGAGCGGCTCATCGACCATACGGACGATCCGGGGTCGATCGACACACTGCAATTCCTGATGACCCGCGAGATCACGCACATGAAGGCATTCACCGCCGCTCTGGAGACCCTGGAGAAGCGGCCCTTCTCGATTGGGCGGCTGGCTCCCACGCCGAAGCTCGTGGATGAGTATTTCAACGGCTCAACCGGGATTGGCGATGAGGCCGACATGGACGTTCGAGGCCCGTGGACCAGCATGCATGGCTTGCATGAGGTGCAGTCGCCCATGGACGGCGGCGAGGGCTTGTCGATCGATCATGTGGATGGCGTGGCCGGGCCGGAAGACCGGGGCAAGCAGGACGATGGCCAGCGCACAACTACGGCTCCGGAACTCGATGAACTGATCGGTGTCGCGGATGCGAAGTATTGA
- the gcvH gene encoding glycine cleavage system protein GcvH, giving the protein MAYPANLRYTREHEWIAVEGNIGTIGITDYAQNSLGDIVYVDVPKVGDSVTANQTFGSVESVKAVSDLYSPVSGTVTATNDVLKTEPDKINSAPHDTFIIKVELSNPGELDSLLDAAAYEAFIAEEQ; this is encoded by the coding sequence ATGGCTTATCCGGCAAACCTGCGCTATACCCGCGAGCACGAGTGGATCGCGGTCGAAGGCAACATCGGAACCATCGGTATCACAGACTACGCACAGAACTCGCTGGGCGACATCGTTTACGTCGATGTGCCTAAGGTGGGCGATTCAGTGACCGCCAACCAGACGTTCGGCTCGGTCGAAAGCGTGAAGGCAGTCAGCGATCTCTATTCGCCGGTCAGCGGCACCGTGACGGCAACCAACGACGTTCTCAAGACCGAGCCCGACAAGATCAACTCCGCTCCGCACGACACCTTCATCATCAAGGTCGAGCTGTCGAACCCGGGCGAGTTGGACTCGCTGCTGGATGCAGCAGCCTACGAAGCGTTCATCGCGGAAGAACAGTAA
- a CDS encoding metallopeptidase TldD-related protein, which produces MKMRFVALLAGAGFLAMAMASSAQPTRADAEKDPILKAMLQELDRSKSDLQLKGFEKPFFIEYRIEEVDAFETKAEFGATEGSSHAHQRIARVTVRVGDYKTDSSGQRGDGALQLAGLGDDPIAIRSALWQATDQAYKEALDAYAQKQAELKQVQTPPQADDFSKEKPVISLEPQKLLVLFDTDWPGRVAKASGLYRTDPTVKASEHDVQYSIASFSARVTTSRLVNSEGTIVRKSSSSYQESFAVGTQAVDGMRIDRSHATTGAALSDLDSAEAFDKHAVALIASLNDLRNAPVVEEEYHGPILLSADASTDVLRALLARGVAATRPRLGTEARTNGPFASSYHTKVLPEFINVVDDPLMKVWDGRNLIGAYAVDDQGVPAQSVKLVNAGRLENYLIGREPVRDFPNSNGHARAALMSAPRPTIGVLKITAENGLSDEDLNKKLLALGKDRDLKSVYYVQTMGGATTPRLLYRVSLDGKRELVRGAQLDDLDQRALRSSIEAAGKDLWVTNYLGEIPETVLAPALLLNDGTVKRANEKHEKLPFYPAPE; this is translated from the coding sequence ATGAAGATGAGGTTCGTTGCACTCCTTGCAGGCGCCGGATTCCTCGCAATGGCGATGGCGTCTTCTGCGCAACCTACGCGCGCTGACGCTGAGAAGGATCCCATTCTGAAGGCGATGTTGCAGGAACTGGACCGCAGCAAGAGCGATCTGCAGCTTAAGGGATTCGAAAAACCGTTTTTCATCGAATACCGCATTGAAGAAGTTGACGCCTTCGAGACAAAGGCCGAGTTCGGCGCGACTGAGGGCTCTTCGCATGCGCATCAGCGCATCGCGCGCGTCACTGTACGCGTGGGCGATTACAAGACGGACAGCTCGGGGCAGCGCGGCGACGGCGCTCTGCAACTGGCCGGGCTTGGAGATGACCCGATCGCCATTCGCTCGGCGCTGTGGCAGGCCACTGACCAGGCCTATAAGGAAGCGCTCGACGCCTACGCGCAAAAGCAGGCCGAGCTCAAGCAGGTGCAGACGCCGCCGCAGGCTGACGACTTCAGCAAAGAGAAGCCGGTCATCTCCCTCGAGCCGCAGAAGCTGCTGGTCTTGTTCGATACCGATTGGCCGGGACGCGTAGCTAAAGCCAGCGGCCTCTACCGCACGGATCCCACGGTGAAGGCGAGCGAGCACGACGTGCAGTACTCCATCGCCTCATTCAGCGCGCGCGTAACCACCTCGCGCCTCGTCAACAGCGAAGGCACAATCGTTCGCAAGAGCTCGTCCAGCTACCAGGAGAGCTTTGCCGTGGGCACGCAGGCCGTGGACGGCATGCGCATCGACCGCTCGCACGCAACGACGGGCGCAGCTCTCAGTGATCTTGACTCTGCGGAGGCATTCGACAAGCATGCTGTGGCGCTCATTGCCTCACTCAACGATCTGCGCAATGCGCCTGTAGTTGAAGAGGAGTACCACGGGCCCATTTTGCTCAGCGCCGATGCGAGCACGGATGTGCTGCGTGCGCTGCTGGCGCGGGGTGTGGCTGCTACGCGGCCGCGGCTCGGAACGGAGGCGCGCACCAACGGGCCGTTCGCTTCGAGCTATCACACCAAGGTGCTGCCGGAGTTCATCAACGTTGTAGACGATCCGCTGATGAAGGTATGGGACGGCCGCAACCTGATCGGCGCATATGCCGTGGACGATCAGGGCGTTCCCGCGCAGTCAGTCAAGCTGGTGAACGCGGGAAGACTGGAGAATTACCTGATCGGACGCGAACCGGTGCGCGATTTCCCCAACTCGAATGGACACGCGCGCGCAGCCCTGATGAGTGCGCCGCGCCCAACGATCGGCGTACTGAAGATCACGGCTGAGAACGGGCTGAGCGACGAGGACCTGAACAAGAAGCTGCTTGCGCTGGGCAAGGATCGCGATCTGAAGAGTGTCTACTACGTGCAGACCATGGGCGGGGCCACCACGCCGAGATTGCTGTATCGCGTGAGCCTCGACGGCAAGCGCGAACTGGTGCGTGGTGCTCAGCTCGACGACCTGGACCAGCGCGCACTCAGGTCGAGTATTGAAGCTGCGGGCAAGGACCTGTGGGTGACCAATTATCTTGGCGAGATCCCAGAAACCGTATTGGCGCCGGCGCTGCTGCTGAACGATGGAACGGTAAAGCGCGCAAATGAGAAGCATGAAAAGCTGCCGTTTTATCCGGCGCCGGAATAA